One genomic segment of Clostridium estertheticum subsp. estertheticum includes these proteins:
- a CDS encoding heme ABC transporter ATP-binding protein produces the protein MIEINNMSFSFEQEVLRNINIKFESGKFYTILGPNGSGKTTLLRLLAKSLHSDKGKIIINEKELTQIKPRMLAKEMAVVLQSTEIEFDFSVQDIVLMGRMPHISRFSSESEKDMEIAMKAMKATNTWELRDKSINTLSGGERQRVVVARAIAQETGIILLDEPISHLDIHHQIEIMDQLKQLNLNKKITIIAVLHDLNIAAAYCDHMILMYDCGVYKEGIPEEVLTKDILKQVYGLEVYITKNPRTAKTFIMLF, from the coding sequence ATGATAGAAATAAATAATATGAGTTTTTCTTTTGAACAAGAAGTATTAAGGAACATTAATATAAAATTTGAAAGTGGTAAATTTTATACGATTCTAGGACCAAATGGATCTGGTAAGACTACACTTTTGAGATTACTAGCTAAATCACTCCATAGTGATAAAGGGAAGATTATTATTAATGAAAAGGAATTAACTCAAATAAAACCAAGGATGTTAGCAAAGGAAATGGCTGTGGTTTTACAAAGTACAGAGATAGAATTTGATTTCTCAGTACAAGATATAGTTCTTATGGGAAGAATGCCTCATATTTCTAGATTTTCCTCAGAAAGCGAAAAAGACATGGAAATTGCCATGAAGGCTATGAAAGCGACAAACACCTGGGAACTTAGAGATAAAAGTATAAATACATTAAGTGGGGGAGAACGACAACGAGTGGTAGTTGCAAGAGCGATTGCGCAAGAAACGGGGATAATACTTTTAGATGAGCCCATTTCACACCTAGATATTCATCACCAGATTGAAATAATGGATCAATTAAAACAATTAAATTTAAATAAAAAAATTACAATCATCGCAGTATTACATGATTTGAATATAGCGGCTGCATATTGCGATCATATGATACTAATGTATGATTGTGGAGTTTACAAAGAGGGAATTCCAGAGGAAGTATTAACAAAAGATATACTTAAGCAGGTTTATGGATTAGAGGTGTATATAACTAAGAATCCTAGAACTGCAAAGACTTTTATTATGCTTTTTTAG
- a CDS encoding FecCD family ABC transporter permease, producing the protein MTFIEKKNFYRRVFIMGLFLLLIVIIASANVGVADISFKQAVFIVISKIPILKNFVALDGIKSTSVIIMLNLRLPRILLSCLVGASLSVVGTSFQGIFKNPMADPFVLGVSSGAALGATITMVFLKNIHIFGMSMIAFSAFIGAIITTFLVYNIARVGTKVPVTTLLLAGVALNYLLSSVISLMMTFNRENIEEIVMWTMGSFSTANWDEVILLFVIVVPSILFISIFSRDLNVMMLGEDSARSLGIDVNGFKKYIFVISTLMVAAVVAVSGIIGFVGLIVPHAIRMIFGSDNRIVIPFSALGGAIFLIMCDTLARVVVPPSEIPVGIITSIFGVPFFVYLLYKTKKKAI; encoded by the coding sequence ATGACGTTTATAGAAAAGAAGAATTTTTATAGAAGAGTTTTTATAATGGGATTGTTTTTGCTCCTAATTGTAATAATTGCTTCGGCAAATGTTGGAGTGGCGGATATTTCTTTTAAGCAGGCAGTATTTATTGTAATAAGCAAAATTCCCATATTAAAAAATTTTGTGGCGTTAGATGGAATTAAGTCTACATCTGTGATCATAATGTTAAATTTAAGACTTCCTAGAATACTTTTATCATGCCTTGTAGGAGCATCACTTTCAGTAGTTGGTACTTCTTTTCAGGGCATTTTTAAAAACCCAATGGCAGACCCATTTGTTCTCGGAGTTTCATCTGGGGCGGCACTTGGAGCCACTATAACTATGGTTTTCCTTAAGAATATTCATATTTTTGGAATGAGCATGATAGCATTTAGTGCGTTTATTGGTGCTATAATAACTACATTTTTGGTATACAATATTGCTAGAGTTGGTACAAAGGTCCCAGTTACCACTCTGCTACTTGCGGGTGTTGCTCTAAATTATTTATTATCCTCGGTTATTTCATTAATGATGACATTTAACAGAGAAAACATTGAAGAGATAGTTATGTGGACTATGGGGAGCTTCTCTACAGCTAATTGGGATGAGGTGATTCTACTATTTGTTATAGTAGTCCCATCAATCCTATTTATATCAATATTTTCAAGAGATTTAAATGTTATGATGCTTGGAGAAGATAGTGCAAGAAGCCTTGGTATAGATGTAAACGGGTTTAAAAAATATATATTTGTGATAAGTACATTAATGGTGGCGGCAGTTGTAGCTGTAAGTGGGATAATTGGCTTTGTAGGGCTTATAGTGCCTCATGCTATTAGAATGATATTTGGATCTGACAATAGGATAGTCATACCATTTTCTGCACTTGGTGGAGCTATATTTTTGATAATGTGTGATACTCTCGCAAGGGTTGTAGTGCCACCTTCAGAAATACCGGTTGGAATTATTACTTCAATTTTTGGAGTCCCATTTTTTGTGTATTTATTATATAAAACCAAGAAGAAGGCGATTTAG
- a CDS encoding ABC transporter substrate-binding protein, whose protein sequence is MFKRKNIITIVLAVFCFVLSACGNSGVINNGQNTTKKATSAVTYPLKVVDSYNRTITIEKEPKRIIAIAPNITEGIYALGKGTSLVGRSDYDNYPAKANKVTSVGDLLKPNIEKIVELKPDVVIASTHFDKNVIKKLEELNIKVIVLYGEENFTGVYDTMSKLGQIVNASDKALSIISAMQKKVADVTKKVKGAKKPTVYYVAGFGKSGDFTAGKDTFIGNMIDMAGGENAAKDVVGWKYSVEKLVEKNPDVLICSKLYGSKKGIEATNGYKDLKAVKSGKLLEVDENIITRQGPRLADGLEAIAKLIHPELFK, encoded by the coding sequence ATGTTTAAAAGAAAAAATATAATAACTATAGTTTTAGCTGTTTTTTGTTTTGTTCTAAGTGCATGTGGCAACAGTGGAGTTATTAATAATGGACAAAATACTACTAAAAAAGCAACAAGTGCTGTAACTTATCCACTAAAGGTGGTTGATTCATATAATAGAACAATTACTATTGAAAAAGAACCTAAAAGGATTATTGCAATTGCGCCAAATATAACAGAGGGAATATACGCCCTTGGTAAAGGTACAAGTCTAGTTGGTAGAAGTGATTATGATAATTATCCAGCTAAGGCCAATAAGGTTACATCTGTTGGTGATTTATTAAAACCAAATATAGAAAAGATTGTAGAGTTAAAACCTGATGTAGTAATAGCATCGACTCATTTTGATAAGAATGTTATTAAAAAATTAGAGGAGCTTAATATAAAGGTTATAGTGCTTTATGGTGAAGAAAATTTTACTGGTGTATATGATACCATGTCAAAACTTGGCCAAATTGTAAATGCAAGTGATAAAGCGTTGTCAATAATATCAGCTATGCAAAAGAAGGTTGCAGATGTAACTAAGAAGGTAAAAGGTGCTAAAAAACCTACAGTTTACTATGTAGCGGGTTTCGGTAAAAGTGGTGATTTCACAGCAGGTAAAGATACATTTATAGGTAATATGATTGATATGGCTGGTGGAGAAAATGCTGCGAAGGATGTAGTGGGTTGGAAATACAGTGTAGAAAAGCTGGTAGAAAAAAATCCTGATGTACTAATATGCTCAAAGTTGTATGGTTCGAAAAAAGGCATAGAAGCTACAAATGGGTACAAAGATTTAAAAGCAGTAAAAAGTGGAAAACTATTAGAGGTTGATGAGAATATTATTACTAGGCAGGGACCAAGACTTGCAGATGGTCTAGAAGCAATTGCTAAATTAATTCATCCTGAACTTTTCAAATAA
- a CDS encoding helix-turn-helix domain-containing protein yields MVINLDEKFELNSYISNIEKQIIEKTLKKNENNVSKTSRNLGISRQDLQYKMKKHNLILK; encoded by the coding sequence ATGGTTATAAATTTAGATGAAAAGTTTGAGTTAAATAGTTATATATCTAATATTGAGAAGCAAATCATTGAAAAAACACTTAAAAAAAACGAAAATAATGTTAGCAAAACTTCAAGGAACTTGGGCATTTCAAGACAAGATCTTCAATATAAAATGAAAAAACATAATCTAATCCTAAAATGA
- a CDS encoding energy-coupling factor ABC transporter substrate-binding protein produces the protein MTKTKKKVIILLVIAALIALIPLFMLKGAEFGGSDDAGSKVVSQITGTDYKPWATPIMETLIGGELPGEIESLLFCLQTGIGVGVLFFFLGRFVERTKKENRDNKTK, from the coding sequence ATGACAAAGACGAAGAAAAAAGTTATTATTTTATTAGTTATTGCTGCATTAATTGCCCTTATACCATTATTTATGTTAAAGGGTGCTGAGTTCGGTGGATCAGATGATGCAGGCAGCAAAGTAGTTTCGCAGATTACAGGTACCGATTATAAGCCCTGGGCTACGCCTATTATGGAAACTTTGATTGGCGGAGAGTTACCAGGCGAAATTGAGAGTTTACTCTTTTGTCTACAGACCGGTATTGGAGTTGGTGTTCTTTTCTTTTTTCTAGGAAGATTTGTAGAGAGAACTAAAAAAGAAAATCGGGATAATAAAACTAAGTAA
- a CDS encoding energy-coupling factor ABC transporter permease, with translation MNQKEKKIVAIVAFFGVTFGIVPAANAMHIMEGYLPPKFCILWGVICMPFLVAGYFSIKRTLSKNRKSITILAMAGAFIFVLSSLKIPSVTGSCSHMTGTGLGAILFGPTAVSILGIIVLVFQATLLAHGGLTTLGANTFSMAIAGPILSYGIYKLCQRLKVNKHVGIFLAASFGDIFTYCVTSVELGLAYPSANGGVASSVVKFLAVFAPTQLPLAIIEGILTVVIIIGLETYAKSELTVLEFLKGSDN, from the coding sequence ATGAATCAAAAGGAAAAGAAAATTGTCGCTATTGTTGCATTCTTTGGAGTAACTTTTGGAATAGTTCCGGCAGCTAATGCAATGCACATCATGGAAGGGTATCTGCCACCAAAATTCTGTATTTTGTGGGGAGTTATATGCATGCCATTCTTAGTAGCAGGATACTTTTCAATTAAGAGAACATTGTCCAAAAACCGTAAATCTATCACTATTCTTGCTATGGCAGGAGCGTTCATTTTTGTGCTTTCATCTTTAAAAATTCCGTCAGTAACAGGAAGTTGTTCACATATGACTGGTACCGGACTTGGAGCAATCTTATTTGGACCTACTGCAGTCAGTATTCTAGGGATTATTGTATTGGTTTTCCAGGCAACTCTACTTGCTCATGGAGGACTAACAACTCTTGGTGCTAATACATTCTCTATGGCTATTGCAGGTCCAATCCTTTCTTATGGAATCTACAAATTATGCCAGAGACTGAAAGTCAATAAACATGTAGGCATTTTTCTTGCGGCATCATTTGGTGACATATTTACCTATTGTGTAACAAGTGTCGAGCTTGGACTTGCATATCCTTCTGCAAACGGTGGCGTTGCTTCATCAGTAGTCAAATTCCTTGCAGTATTTGCACCAACACAGCTACCACTTGCAATTATCGAAGGTATTCTAACCGTTGTTATTATTATAGGTCTTGAAACATATGCAAAATCGGAATTGACAGTTCTTGAATTCCTAAAAGGAAGTGATAATTAA
- a CDS encoding energy-coupling factor ABC transporter ATP-binding protein: MRKPILNVENLYYVYGNGKAALDGVSVDIYEGEKIAVIGSNGSGKSTFFLNINGVFTPQQGKIIYRGNVVNKKNLKDLRKNIGIVFQDADNQIIASTVRAEVGFGPMNLKLPKEEVIKRVEESLSYMNISDFKDRPPHYLSGGEKKRVTIAGIIAMKSEIIIYDEPTASLDPLNTMMLEEVLAKLSSEGKTMLISTHDVDFAYRWAQRVLVFCQGKIIADGTPLEIFLNTEVLKQANLKQPIMLEVYESLVEKHMLADIKAYPKSTQEFKEMLKK; the protein is encoded by the coding sequence ATGAGGAAACCAATATTAAATGTAGAAAATCTATATTACGTCTACGGAAATGGAAAGGCCGCATTAGACGGTGTAAGCGTGGATATCTATGAAGGCGAGAAGATCGCTGTCATTGGCTCTAATGGATCAGGCAAATCCACATTTTTCTTGAATATAAACGGTGTATTTACACCGCAGCAGGGAAAAATCATTTATCGGGGTAATGTCGTAAATAAAAAAAATTTAAAAGATCTTCGAAAGAATATCGGAATTGTATTTCAGGATGCAGACAATCAAATAATTGCATCTACAGTTAGGGCAGAAGTTGGATTCGGGCCGATGAATTTAAAGCTTCCAAAAGAGGAAGTAATCAAGCGGGTTGAGGAGTCCCTTTCATACATGAATATATCAGATTTTAAGGATCGTCCACCGCACTATTTGAGTGGTGGTGAAAAGAAACGCGTGACTATTGCAGGAATTATTGCTATGAAATCTGAGATTATTATATATGATGAACCGACAGCATCACTTGATCCTTTAAATACAATGATGTTAGAAGAGGTTTTGGCCAAACTTAGTTCTGAGGGTAAGACGATGCTGATTTCCACCCATGATGTAGATTTTGCATACAGATGGGCGCAAAGAGTGCTTGTATTCTGCCAGGGGAAAATTATCGCAGATGGGACACCACTCGAAATTTTCCTAAACACTGAAGTTTTAAAACAGGCGAATCTAAAACAGCCAATTATGCTAGAGGTTTATGAATCACTAGTAGAGAAACACATGCTTGCGGATATAAAAGCTTATCCTAAAAGCACACAAGAATTTAAAGAAATGCTTAAAAAGTAG
- the cbiQ gene encoding cobalt ECF transporter T component CbiQ translates to MNKDGKPHHHRIGHKHGEGFSIDFYAYISQIRHWNSTFKVSLSVLILILCIVLDNPYVSVVVIIAMAYLTIVKGGLPVFEYLSILAIPIIFILLGTVTIAIDFSKQPIGQYNLYLGFCYVFTSQAKIREVLFLILKVFAAISSLQMMTLSTPSSEIIYVLRKAHVPKLIVELMNLIYRYIFILMDTYTKMKNSAESRQGYCDFKTSCYTFGSIASNMLVVSLKKANTYYDAMEARCYDGDLLFLEEDKKVETIQIAYAVVFVVFLFIIWGFTR, encoded by the coding sequence ATGAATAAGGATGGGAAACCTCATCATCATAGAATCGGACATAAACATGGCGAAGGATTTTCAATAGATTTTTACGCTTATATTTCCCAAATAAGACACTGGAATTCTACTTTTAAAGTATCTCTTTCTGTTTTAATACTTATTCTTTGTATTGTATTGGATAACCCATATGTTTCGGTTGTGGTAATTATTGCTATGGCATATCTGACCATTGTAAAAGGAGGGCTTCCAGTATTTGAGTATTTATCAATACTTGCGATTCCAATTATATTTATCCTACTTGGCACAGTTACAATTGCTATTGATTTTTCAAAGCAGCCAATTGGTCAGTATAATCTGTATCTTGGTTTCTGTTATGTGTTTACCTCTCAGGCAAAGATTAGGGAAGTATTGTTTTTAATTCTCAAGGTTTTTGCAGCTATCAGTTCGCTACAAATGATGACACTGTCTACTCCGTCCTCTGAGATAATATATGTTCTTCGAAAGGCACATGTCCCAAAGCTTATTGTAGAATTGATGAACCTTATTTACCGTTATATTTTCATTTTAATGGATACTTATACTAAAATGAAAAATTCTGCAGAATCCCGTCAGGGCTACTGTGATTTTAAAACTTCCTGTTATACTTTTGGAAGCATTGCAAGTAATATGTTGGTTGTTTCGCTTAAAAAAGCAAACACTTATTATGATGCAATGGAGGCCAGATGTTATGATGGAGATCTTCTATTTTTGGAGGAGGATAAAAAAGTAGAGACAATACAGATCGCATATGCAGTAGTATTCGTAGTTTTTTTGTTTATTATCTGGGGCTTTACAAGATAG